Proteins from a genomic interval of Sphingobacterium sp. SYP-B4668:
- a CDS encoding DUF6528 family protein — MKHYLSLVILLHIASSAISQNISKLPKGHLVACGEDKVIVVDPKKSSDTHTEIVWSWSVSEATNLPEEYQKLLIPLDECKPVVNNSKLLLTSSGGATILLDIAKRKVEFYAKTPMAHSVDLLPGNRIAVANSTHKAGNSLEVYDLLKPEKVIYKDTLYSGHGVVWNTKDQQLYVLGYLLLKAYSLKNWYTDQPILTLENSWALPDVGGHDLSQINASTFLISTHHGVFSFDLEKQKFTPFEPLKDKHNIKSANVSPKTQQLIYTIAEESWWTHHIYMDNPTKTINVPDIKLYKVRIAL, encoded by the coding sequence ATGAAGCATTACCTATCACTGGTTATACTTTTACATATCGCATCTAGCGCTATATCGCAAAATATTAGCAAGCTTCCCAAAGGGCACCTAGTCGCTTGCGGAGAGGATAAAGTTATCGTTGTAGATCCAAAAAAATCAAGTGATACACATACGGAAATCGTTTGGAGTTGGTCAGTTTCTGAAGCTACGAATCTTCCTGAGGAGTATCAAAAGCTACTCATTCCTTTGGATGAGTGCAAGCCTGTAGTTAATAATTCCAAGCTTTTGCTCACCTCTTCTGGAGGAGCGACCATACTATTGGACATCGCTAAACGTAAAGTCGAATTCTACGCCAAGACACCTATGGCACATTCAGTGGATTTACTTCCTGGTAATCGTATCGCAGTAGCCAACTCAACACACAAAGCGGGCAATAGCCTTGAAGTATATGATTTATTAAAACCTGAAAAGGTAATATACAAGGACACGCTCTATTCGGGACATGGCGTGGTTTGGAATACAAAAGACCAGCAACTATATGTATTGGGTTATCTTTTATTAAAAGCCTATTCCCTAAAGAATTGGTACACCGACCAACCCATTTTAACGCTGGAGAATTCATGGGCACTTCCCGATGTCGGTGGACACGATCTTTCTCAAATAAACGCTTCCACTTTTTTGATATCTACACATCATGGGGTTTTCAGCTTTGATCTAGAGAAACAAAAGTTTACACCTTTCGAACCGCTCAAGGACAAACACAATATAAAATCTGCAAATGTATCCCCGAAAACTCAACAATTGATATATACCATTGCTGAAGAAAGTTGGTGGACCCACCATATCTATATGGACAATCCCACAAAAACAATAAACGTCCCAGATATAAAACTTTATAAAGTGAGAATAGCTCTTTAA
- a CDS encoding SRPBCC family protein, producing MEQKTKVKAESGKQEILIIREFELPVELLFKAYTESELVEQWMGNKVLKMDSRPHGSYEFETRDRAGNVLFRANGVIHEFVPNQKITRTFEMENTPFPVQLEFLEFTKITTDRCQLTIHVIYKTVNDRDQLLQMPFAAGINMAHDLLEKIMNQTNI from the coding sequence ATGGAGCAAAAAACTAAAGTAAAAGCTGAATCAGGAAAGCAAGAAATACTGATTATTCGCGAATTTGAACTACCAGTAGAGCTGCTTTTTAAAGCATATACAGAATCCGAACTCGTGGAGCAATGGATGGGGAATAAGGTGTTGAAGATGGATAGTAGGCCTCATGGTAGTTACGAATTTGAGACAAGAGATCGAGCTGGCAATGTGCTGTTTCGAGCTAATGGAGTCATTCATGAGTTCGTGCCGAATCAGAAGATTACACGTACTTTTGAAATGGAAAATACACCTTTTCCGGTCCAACTTGAATTTTTAGAATTCACCAAAATTACGACTGATCGATGTCAATTGACCATACATGTCATTTACAAAACGGTCAACGACAGGGATCAGTTATTACAAATGCCATTTGCTGCTGGCATAAATATGGCACACGACCTTCTTGAGAAAATTATGAACCAAACGAACATATGA
- a CDS encoding very short patch repair endonuclease: MSTYDADNDRIKVPRFEESAGFYTSPARSYLMSKIKGKHSKPEMVLRRALWAKHIRFRIHDNKLPGRPDIAIKKYKLAIFVDGEFWHGFDWKNRREQIKSNRLFWIPKIERNIQKDVKVNQSLRDMGYTVFRFWSQDILKNLPKVTNQIDLFLETRRLYK; the protein is encoded by the coding sequence ATGTCCACATATGATGCTGATAACGACCGAATAAAAGTACCGCGATTTGAAGAATCTGCAGGATTTTACACTTCTCCTGCTCGTAGCTACCTCATGTCTAAAATAAAAGGAAAGCATTCCAAACCCGAGATGGTGCTTCGGCGTGCACTATGGGCTAAGCATATACGATTTAGAATACATGACAACAAGCTTCCCGGCCGACCCGATATTGCCATCAAAAAATACAAGCTAGCCATATTCGTAGATGGTGAATTCTGGCACGGATTCGATTGGAAAAATCGTCGCGAGCAAATAAAGTCCAACCGTCTATTCTGGATTCCCAAAATCGAACGTAACATACAAAAAGACGTGAAGGTAAACCAGTCATTAAGAGATATGGGGTATACCGTATTTCGATTTTGGTCACAAGATATCTTGAAAAACCTACCCAAGGTCACCAATCAAATTGATCTTTTTTTGGAGACCAGAAGACTATATAAATAA
- a CDS encoding DUF4973 domain-containing protein — translation MKKTYIQLWLLSLLLICGGCNDEWKDEQFENFISFKAPLGSEGVSNIYVRYKSDQKTSFQLPLIVSGSAINDKNMSVHIGIDSDTLSVLNFERFQNREDFYYRKLNDQYFSMPSTVEVKAGENTALMTIDFTLKDIDMVDKWVLPLAIKEDASYNYIANPRKHYRKALLRINPFNDYSGTYSGTALKTSMEGYENETPIVKSEIKSYVVNENTIFFYAGNIDEERQDRRNYKIYATFNATGGVSFRADNPSIKFNVNKDASYTISEQMDAVRPYLLRRYISINNIDYKFTDYTMVPNVDINYKVTGSLTLQRRLNTEIPDEDQSIEW, via the coding sequence ATGAAAAAAACATATATACAGCTCTGGCTGCTTTCATTGCTACTCATCTGTGGTGGATGTAATGATGAGTGGAAAGACGAACAGTTTGAAAATTTTATTTCATTTAAAGCCCCATTGGGAAGCGAGGGGGTATCGAATATTTATGTTCGATACAAGAGCGATCAAAAGACCTCTTTTCAGCTACCACTAATCGTTAGTGGATCTGCTATAAATGATAAAAATATGAGTGTCCATATTGGTATAGATTCTGATACGTTGAGTGTTTTGAACTTCGAACGATTCCAAAATCGAGAAGATTTTTACTACAGAAAGCTTAATGACCAATATTTCTCCATGCCTAGTACCGTTGAAGTGAAAGCCGGAGAGAATACGGCTTTAATGACGATAGATTTTACACTTAAAGATATTGACATGGTGGATAAGTGGGTACTACCGCTGGCAATTAAGGAAGATGCTTCTTATAATTACATAGCTAACCCCCGCAAGCACTACAGAAAGGCGCTCTTGCGGATTAATCCGTTCAATGATTATTCGGGGACATACAGTGGAACGGCTCTCAAAACAAGTATGGAAGGTTACGAAAATGAAACACCCATTGTTAAAAGTGAAATCAAAAGTTATGTGGTAAACGAGAATACCATTTTTTTCTACGCGGGAAACATAGACGAAGAGCGGCAAGATCGTCGCAATTACAAAATCTACGCAACTTTTAACGCAACAGGGGGAGTCAGCTTCCGTGCTGACAATCCCAGTATTAAGTTTAACGTGAATAAGGATGCCAGTTACACCATCTCCGAACAGATGGATGCTGTACGTCCATATCTACTTCGTCGGTATATATCGATCAATAACATCGATTATAAATTTACAGATTACACAATGGTCCCTAATGTTGATATCAACTATAAGGTGACTGGGTCGCTAACGTTACAGCGGCGCTTAAATACCGAAATTCCTGACGAGGATCAGTCTATAGAATGGTAA
- a CDS encoding DUF4256 domain-containing protein, with the protein MKKFDIPPQRIEELFHILKKRFEKNMDRHEGIVWNDVQHKLENNPDKLWSLNEMEETGGEPDIIGYDTKTGEHIICDCAIESPKGRRSICYDHEALESRKEHKPKNSAVAMADEMGIEMLNEEQYHELQKLGKFDTKTSSWILTPSNVRSLGGAIFGDWRFGRVFIYHNGAESYYAARGFRGLLRV; encoded by the coding sequence ATGAAAAAATTTGACATACCACCACAACGGATTGAAGAGCTTTTCCATATTTTGAAAAAGCGATTTGAAAAAAACATGGATCGTCACGAGGGAATTGTATGGAATGATGTTCAGCATAAACTGGAAAATAATCCCGATAAGCTTTGGTCGCTTAATGAAATGGAAGAAACTGGTGGCGAACCGGACATTATTGGTTATGATACAAAGACTGGTGAACACATCATTTGCGATTGCGCGATAGAAAGCCCTAAAGGACGTAGAAGTATTTGTTACGATCATGAGGCTTTAGAATCTAGGAAAGAGCATAAACCTAAGAATAGCGCTGTGGCGATGGCCGACGAGATGGGGATTGAAATGTTGAATGAAGAGCAATACCATGAATTGCAAAAGCTAGGGAAATTTGACACAAAAACTTCGAGTTGGATTCTCACGCCTTCAAATGTAAGAAGTCTTGGTGGCGCTATTTTTGGCGATTGGCGTTTTGGGCGTGTTTTTATCTATCACAATGGTGCGGAGTCATATTATGCCGCTAGGGGCTTTAGAGGGCTATTGCGGGTGTAG
- a CDS encoding SusC/RagA family TonB-linked outer membrane protein encodes MMKRILIICMLLLGATFSALAQEIVEVTGVVTDAQKEPLVGVSIFVTDAPGLGTVTDNNGRYKIKIEQYKKLTFSYLGYEKQEILIKDGVTVNVTLQKSEMSVLDEVVVTGTGTQKRLTVTGAVTTVNVNDLKSNPTSSLSNALAGNVPGIMAMMQSGQPGKNISEFWIRGISTFGGGTGALVLVDNIERDINEINIEDIESFSVLKDAAVTAIYGSRGANGVILITSKRGKEGKIDINFKDETIYNTRTITPEFEDGVTYARLLNESRVTRNQAPIYQDEELEILRLGLDPDLYPNVNWQDLLLKDGAMTYRANLNMSGGGATARYFASGSYVEEGGMYKIDETLRNDYNTNANYKRWNYRLNTDFNITKTTVAKLGIAGALGKRNSPGLGDEDFWGVLFGYSPIRTPIMYSNGYVPAIGIGNQTNPWVVATQTGFNEHWTNNIQTNISIEQNFDFITKGLRARGIFGFDTNNKSNIHRRKWPEQWRAERARDENGNLIFTHVSDPSELYQYSTAEGERREFLDLMFNYDRSIGNHNVGGVARFTRDALVKTVNVGDDIKNGLSRRNQALAGRVTYNWKNRYFTDFNFGYTGSENFSLGQQYGFFPAFSAAWNVAEESIVKENVLWMNMFKIRYSWGKVGNDQLKIGNDLERFPYLYAIGSGGGYQWADYGFNRSYDGMRFTQVASPYVTWEMATKQNLGFDIALFHDKVIANLDFFNEERTGIYMERRFLPEIVGLESTPRANVGAVRSRGFDGRFEYKQKIGEVNLTARSNITYSKNTIMERDEENNVYGYQNERGFRVDQAKGLVALGLFKDYDDIRNSPTQTFGNYQPGDIKYKDVNGDGVINDGDRVPIGATRRPNLIYGIGASASWKGLDVNIHLQGAGKSTFFTYGKTVYAFSEGEWGQVMKGVMGENRWISAEISGDPATENPNASYPRLSFGPNPNNFRESTFWLRNGQYLRLKTVDIGYSIPKHLANRIKTNNIRVFFVGSNLLTWSKFKLWDPELASPRGEDYPLPKSFTLGLSINL; translated from the coding sequence ATGATGAAAAGAATTTTAATAATATGTATGTTGCTTCTCGGTGCGACTTTTAGCGCACTGGCGCAAGAGATTGTCGAAGTAACAGGTGTCGTAACCGATGCCCAAAAGGAACCACTAGTTGGGGTTAGTATTTTTGTGACCGATGCACCAGGTTTAGGTACTGTTACTGACAATAATGGTAGATATAAAATTAAGATAGAGCAATACAAGAAATTGACTTTCTCCTATCTAGGGTATGAAAAGCAAGAAATACTTATAAAAGATGGTGTTACGGTCAACGTCACACTACAGAAATCAGAAATGAGCGTGTTGGACGAGGTTGTGGTGACGGGAACAGGTACTCAAAAGAGGCTGACCGTGACCGGAGCAGTGACCACCGTAAATGTAAATGATCTGAAATCCAACCCGACTTCGAGCTTGTCTAATGCCTTGGCCGGAAATGTTCCGGGTATAATGGCAATGATGCAATCAGGCCAACCTGGGAAAAATATCTCGGAATTCTGGATTCGCGGAATTTCGACGTTTGGGGGTGGTACTGGAGCATTGGTATTGGTCGATAACATAGAGCGTGATATCAATGAAATCAATATTGAGGATATAGAATCGTTTTCTGTACTGAAAGATGCCGCTGTTACAGCTATTTATGGGTCTAGAGGAGCAAATGGAGTTATTCTCATCACGAGCAAAAGAGGTAAAGAGGGGAAGATTGACATTAATTTCAAAGATGAAACTATTTACAATACTCGAACGATTACGCCGGAATTCGAAGATGGGGTGACGTATGCAAGGTTGTTAAATGAATCGCGGGTCACTCGCAATCAGGCTCCCATCTATCAAGATGAAGAACTGGAAATCTTGAGATTGGGTTTAGACCCAGATTTGTATCCCAACGTGAATTGGCAGGATCTCTTGCTTAAAGATGGTGCAATGACCTATAGGGCCAATCTCAATATGAGTGGCGGTGGGGCAACAGCTCGTTATTTCGCTTCTGGCAGCTATGTAGAAGAAGGAGGGATGTATAAGATTGATGAAACGTTAAGGAATGATTACAATACAAATGCAAACTATAAACGTTGGAACTATCGCCTCAACACAGATTTTAACATTACCAAAACAACTGTGGCAAAACTGGGTATTGCAGGTGCTCTGGGTAAGCGTAATAGCCCAGGATTAGGTGATGAAGATTTTTGGGGGGTGTTGTTCGGATATTCACCTATTCGTACCCCAATTATGTATTCGAATGGCTATGTTCCTGCCATTGGGATCGGAAACCAAACCAATCCTTGGGTGGTGGCTACACAAACTGGATTTAACGAACATTGGACAAATAATATACAAACCAATATATCCATCGAGCAAAACTTTGATTTTATTACAAAGGGACTTCGTGCTAGAGGAATCTTTGGATTTGATACAAATAATAAGAGCAATATACATCGTCGTAAATGGCCAGAGCAATGGCGAGCTGAGCGAGCTCGGGATGAAAACGGAAACCTCATATTTACACATGTATCCGATCCTAGCGAATTGTATCAATACAGCACGGCGGAAGGTGAAAGACGAGAGTTTTTGGATTTGATGTTCAATTATGACCGAAGTATCGGTAATCATAACGTAGGGGGAGTGGCTAGATTCACACGTGATGCGCTGGTCAAAACGGTAAATGTTGGTGACGATATCAAAAACGGTTTGTCCCGACGAAATCAGGCTTTGGCTGGACGGGTGACCTACAATTGGAAAAATCGTTATTTTACAGATTTTAACTTCGGATATACGGGTTCTGAGAACTTCTCTTTGGGACAGCAATATGGCTTTTTCCCTGCATTCTCAGCAGCTTGGAATGTGGCAGAGGAGTCGATAGTCAAAGAGAACGTCCTGTGGATGAATATGTTTAAAATCCGCTACTCTTGGGGCAAGGTGGGTAATGATCAGCTGAAAATTGGTAATGATTTGGAACGCTTTCCTTACCTCTATGCGATTGGAAGTGGAGGTGGCTATCAGTGGGCAGACTATGGATTTAATAGATCTTACGATGGGATGAGGTTTACTCAGGTAGCTTCTCCATATGTAACTTGGGAGATGGCTACCAAGCAGAATTTAGGTTTTGATATTGCGCTTTTTCACGATAAGGTTATTGCTAATTTGGATTTCTTTAATGAGGAGCGGACAGGGATTTATATGGAGCGGAGATTTTTACCTGAGATTGTGGGGTTGGAAAGCACTCCTAGAGCCAATGTCGGCGCTGTGAGATCTCGAGGTTTTGATGGACGCTTTGAGTACAAACAAAAAATTGGGGAGGTAAATCTTACCGCTAGAAGTAATATCACTTATAGTAAGAACACTATTATGGAAAGGGATGAAGAGAATAATGTCTATGGTTATCAGAATGAAAGAGGATTTCGTGTAGATCAAGCCAAGGGTTTAGTTGCTTTAGGCCTATTCAAAGATTATGACGATATCCGTAATAGTCCAACTCAAACTTTTGGCAACTACCAACCTGGAGATATTAAATATAAGGATGTGAATGGTGATGGTGTAATCAATGATGGAGATCGGGTACCTATTGGTGCGACCAGACGACCAAACCTTATTTATGGAATAGGGGCTTCTGCTAGTTGGAAGGGGTTGGATGTAAATATCCATTTGCAAGGGGCAGGCAAATCTACTTTTTTCACATATGGAAAGACGGTGTATGCGTTCAGTGAAGGAGAGTGGGGACAAGTAATGAAGGGGGTAATGGGCGAAAATCGTTGGATATCTGCTGAAATCTCTGGAGATCCAGCAACGGAGAATCCTAATGCTTCTTATCCGCGCTTGAGTTTTGGTCCAAATCCTAATAATTTTAGGGAATCTACATTTTGGCTACGAAATGGTCAATATCTCCGTCTCAAAACAGTAGATATTGGCTACTCGATTCCGAAACATTTAGCTAATAGAATCAAAACCAACAACATTCGAGTATTTTTTGTTGGGAGTAATTTGCTAACCTGGTCAAAATTCAAGCTTTGGGACCCAGAACTCGCGAGTCCAAGAGGCGAGGACTACCCGTTGCCTAAATCCTTTACATTGGGCTTAAGTATTAACCTATAA
- a CDS encoding RagB/SusD family nutrient uptake outer membrane protein has product MQKKIYFVVLLVLCTHIITSCKKDYLKSDQFFKDRITIEKVFKSKVYTEQWLAHVYEEFKGINADVASKGLTPHNFADDMYYGDRDKDYDPSKNELSYNMFKMGLYTENDKQGTWTQCYRGIRNATTFIQNVYMNVEMSPVEIEDYRGQARFARAYLYWQLLRKYGPIPLLPDEGIDYTESYDNIATARSTYEECATYISNEMLQAAKEMQKLGMNRGQDGSARPTCGAALATRAKVLLYAASPLANGNTSNFATRLVDDSGKRLLSADYQEEKWAKAAAAARDVIELGVYQLYWVPIQETGQDATVIPPKDNNFSEKSWPAGWANIDPAKSYAQVFDGTLQASGNPELIFTRGNNQQGEGIDAMVIHQLPRSATGWNTHGLTQKLVDAYYMNDGRDAPGKDNEIGRGNGTERVKGYVSKEDFDAGKYKPLREGVSLQYANREPRFYASVAYNGSFWTLLNETQERNRNQQVFYYRDDNRGNGFNSSNAYWLRTGFGVKKFVHPSDTYEGGSAARVIPKAEPAIRYADILLAYAEALNELDGSYNIPSWRDGSYAISRNISEMQRGIHPIRIRGGVPDYPTTVYSSKTELRKSLKRERFIELMGEGQRYYDLRRWMDAPVEEALPVYGCNVLMNGKERDLFHQPVAVWALKTTFADKMWFWPISHNELKRNKRLTQNPGWTYND; this is encoded by the coding sequence ATGCAAAAGAAAATATATTTCGTGGTCTTACTTGTGCTTTGCACCCACATCATTACTTCCTGTAAAAAAGATTACTTGAAGTCGGACCAATTTTTTAAAGATCGAATAACGATTGAGAAAGTATTCAAAAGCAAGGTTTATACCGAACAATGGCTAGCGCATGTATATGAAGAGTTTAAGGGCATCAATGCTGATGTGGCGAGTAAGGGCCTTACTCCACATAATTTTGCGGACGATATGTACTATGGTGATCGGGATAAGGATTATGATCCTTCGAAAAACGAACTCTCCTACAACATGTTCAAAATGGGACTTTACACCGAGAATGATAAGCAAGGTACTTGGACACAATGCTACAGGGGGATTCGTAATGCAACGACATTCATTCAGAATGTGTACATGAATGTAGAAATGAGTCCAGTAGAAATTGAAGACTACAGAGGGCAAGCGCGTTTTGCAAGGGCTTACTTATATTGGCAATTGCTTCGGAAGTATGGCCCCATTCCACTGTTGCCAGACGAAGGGATTGACTATACCGAAAGCTATGACAATATCGCTACCGCGCGTAGTACTTATGAAGAGTGTGCAACCTATATCAGCAATGAAATGTTGCAAGCCGCCAAAGAAATGCAAAAATTAGGCATGAATCGAGGGCAGGATGGCTCCGCTCGTCCCACTTGTGGAGCAGCGTTGGCTACTCGGGCCAAAGTTTTGCTATATGCTGCAAGTCCGCTTGCCAACGGAAATACGTCCAACTTTGCCACAAGACTAGTCGATGATTCAGGTAAGCGCTTGCTTTCTGCCGATTATCAAGAGGAGAAATGGGCCAAAGCTGCCGCAGCTGCTAGGGATGTCATTGAGCTTGGTGTGTATCAACTTTATTGGGTTCCAATCCAGGAAACCGGTCAAGATGCTACGGTAATACCACCAAAGGATAATAACTTTTCAGAAAAGAGTTGGCCAGCTGGTTGGGCAAATATTGATCCGGCTAAGTCTTACGCACAGGTTTTTGATGGTACATTGCAAGCGTCGGGAAATCCAGAGCTGATATTTACTAGAGGTAACAATCAGCAAGGAGAAGGGATAGATGCGATGGTCATCCACCAACTACCGCGATCGGCTACAGGCTGGAATACACATGGGCTTACCCAAAAGTTAGTCGATGCTTATTATATGAACGATGGAAGGGATGCGCCGGGAAAAGACAACGAAATCGGTCGTGGCAATGGCACCGAACGGGTGAAAGGTTACGTAAGCAAAGAAGACTTTGATGCAGGTAAATACAAGCCGCTTAGAGAAGGCGTATCTCTGCAATATGCAAATCGTGAGCCTCGTTTTTATGCTTCAGTAGCTTATAATGGCAGTTTTTGGACACTCTTAAATGAAACTCAGGAACGAAATCGTAATCAACAGGTATTCTATTATCGGGATGACAATCGAGGTAATGGCTTTAATTCGTCCAACGCGTATTGGTTACGTACTGGGTTTGGTGTTAAGAAGTTCGTACACCCAAGCGATACCTATGAAGGAGGAAGCGCTGCACGTGTAATTCCAAAAGCCGAGCCTGCTATTCGTTATGCAGACATTCTGCTTGCGTATGCCGAAGCGCTGAATGAACTTGACGGATCTTACAATATCCCTTCATGGCGTGATGGAAGTTACGCTATCAGTCGAAATATCAGTGAGATGCAAAGAGGTATTCATCCTATTCGTATTCGAGGGGGAGTACCTGATTATCCTACTACGGTATACAGCAGTAAAACGGAGCTACGTAAATCCTTAAAGCGCGAACGCTTTATTGAGTTGATGGGGGAAGGGCAACGCTATTATGACTTGCGCCGCTGGATGGATGCCCCGGTAGAAGAGGCATTGCCTGTCTATGGATGTAATGTGCTGATGAACGGAAAGGAACGTGATCTTTTTCATCAACCGGTGGCGGTATGGGCGCTCAAAACTACTTTTGCAGATAAGATGTGGTTTTGGCCAATCAGTCATAATGAGCTTAAACGAAATAAACGTTTGACACAAAATCCAGGATGGACGTATAACGATTAA
- a CDS encoding DoxX family protein, translating to MMNTGIAEPKGSTKTEKILYWVFTAWLALGMLSTGIVQFIGTEEEVASFDHLGYPSYLLIILAIWKILGVMAVLMPRLPLLKEWAYAGFFFVSSGATISHVVLGDGLSDVFPSILLLALTIISWYLRPASRRMKTS from the coding sequence ATGATGAATACAGGTATTGCTGAGCCTAAGGGCTCTACGAAAACAGAAAAAATATTATATTGGGTTTTTACTGCTTGGTTAGCATTGGGAATGCTCTCTACGGGCATTGTACAGTTTATTGGTACAGAGGAGGAGGTCGCTTCTTTTGACCATCTGGGGTATCCAAGTTATTTATTGATTATATTGGCAATATGGAAGATTCTGGGGGTGATGGCAGTTCTTATGCCAAGACTCCCACTACTTAAAGAGTGGGCATATGCTGGATTTTTCTTTGTTAGTTCGGGCGCGACTATTTCGCATGTTGTTCTAGGGGACGGCCTGTCAGATGTCTTTCCTTCGATATTGCTTCTAGCGCTTACGATTATATCTTGGTACCTAAGGCCTGCGAGTAGAAGAATGAAAACTTCCTAA
- a CDS encoding ArsR/SmtB family transcription factor — protein sequence MNLRRDVFQAIADPTRRTILLLLTSQSMTAGAIAANFDSARPTVSKHLQILTECELIEKDPQGREIYYQLNPKKIKEIADFIEPFRQMWEDRFNKLETLMQQYKTK from the coding sequence ATGAATCTAAGAAGAGATGTATTCCAAGCGATTGCCGACCCAACCAGACGCACCATATTGTTGCTTTTGACATCTCAGTCTATGACGGCCGGGGCAATTGCCGCAAATTTTGATTCGGCTAGACCGACGGTATCCAAACATCTCCAGATTTTAACGGAATGTGAATTGATTGAAAAAGATCCACAGGGACGTGAGATCTACTACCAACTGAACCCTAAAAAAATAAAGGAAATTGCTGACTTTATCGAACCTTTTCGCCAAATGTGGGAGGACCGATTCAATAAGTTGGAAACTTTGATGCAGCAATATAAAACCAAATAA
- the msrB gene encoding peptide-methionine (R)-S-oxide reductase MsrB, whose product MKTTMIAICVLLGAAVVVAANSHIFTSNSVTEKQTQKKEESMKNGKEIYFAGGCFWGTEHFFKQIRGVLATEVGYANGNTPNPTYEDVSYKNTGYTETVKVIYDPQVLELGKLIDFYFKTIEPTSVNRQGNDVGTQYRTGIYYKNDEDAPLITQKLSDLAKHYSAPIAIENLPLKNYYSAEDYHQDYLDKNPGGYCHIPPNLFEYAKNANPAPVSEYTKPDDTTLKAKLTPLQYEVTQKGATERPFQNEYDAEFREGIYVDITTGEPLFVSTDKFDSGCGWPSFSKPINQDIIEEKVDKTHGMIRTEVRSKAGDAHLGHVFDDGPADKGGLRYCINSASLKFVPKEDMKKQGYEKYLPLLDKE is encoded by the coding sequence ATGAAAACTACAATGATTGCGATTTGTGTGCTATTGGGAGCTGCAGTTGTTGTTGCCGCAAATTCACACATTTTTACAAGTAATTCTGTCACGGAAAAACAAACACAAAAAAAAGAAGAAAGTATGAAAAATGGTAAAGAGATTTATTTTGCTGGGGGATGTTTCTGGGGGACAGAGCATTTCTTTAAACAAATCAGAGGAGTACTAGCCACTGAAGTTGGTTATGCTAATGGGAATACGCCAAATCCAACATATGAAGATGTCTCCTATAAAAACACAGGCTACACAGAGACCGTTAAAGTCATATATGACCCGCAAGTACTGGAATTGGGAAAACTAATTGACTTCTACTTCAAAACGATAGAACCCACGAGTGTGAATCGCCAGGGTAATGATGTGGGTACACAATACAGAACCGGAATTTATTATAAGAATGATGAAGATGCACCTCTCATCACACAAAAATTGAGCGATTTAGCCAAGCATTATTCTGCCCCTATAGCTATTGAAAATTTACCGCTTAAGAATTACTATTCTGCCGAAGATTATCATCAAGACTACCTCGATAAGAATCCAGGAGGCTACTGTCATATTCCACCAAATCTATTCGAATATGCTAAAAATGCTAACCCCGCACCAGTATCTGAATATACCAAACCAGATGATACTACGTTAAAAGCCAAACTCACGCCTCTACAATACGAAGTGACGCAAAAGGGCGCTACAGAACGCCCCTTTCAAAATGAATACGATGCCGAGTTTAGAGAAGGCATTTATGTAGATATTACCACCGGTGAACCTCTTTTTGTATCTACAGACAAATTTGATTCTGGTTGTGGATGGCCAAGCTTCTCAAAACCAATCAATCAAGACATCATAGAAGAAAAGGTAGATAAGACGCATGGCATGATACGTACTGAAGTACGCAGCAAAGCAGGAGATGCACACCTAGGACATGTATTCGATGACGGACCTGCTGATAAAGGTGGATTGCGATACTGTATCAATAGTGCATCTTTAAAATTTGTTCCAAAAGAAGATATGAAAAAACAAGGATATGAGAAATACTTGCCTTTATTAGACAAGGAATAA